CTTTCAGCAATTAATCGGataatcgaaacattaatcgAATGTGTTTAATAATCGGATatgtttaataaaataaaaatataattaattaactaaactaaatatattaatttaaggAAAAAAATGTAGTAATTAATCAATAAAATCGGTAATTTATAGAACAAAGCTATTTAAACTGAAATAAGCTTAAACCTCAAaaaaataatatgtatattttatattcaAAACCCATAAAGTGCATCACAATTTGATGCACACAACTGCACAACTAACGGCACCTGTGAATTTATTACTCAGGAAAATATCAACTTATTATCCAAATAATATAAAAgtaagtttttaataattttatagaacaaaagaataaataaatcatatattttaatcaaataatattttattaattttgattaTATAATAACTATAATTTTTATTGTTAATCAAAATTTATAAGCATTTTGCCTAATATATAACCGATGCAACTGCACTTTTGATGATTTGCTTCATTATAATTTATgggaatttttttttatcaaaggtgatcattattaatgagaataacaAGAAAAAGCTAATCAATTTTTGTTAGctaatttattaattttgttaGCGTATGCCGATAGACATACactttaaaaatcagatttataaAAAGAGGTTAACATAAACAAACTAATAAGTAattaacatatacttcttccgTCCCAAAACTTTTAATTTGATGTCAAATTTATTGACTTGCTTTTACCTATCATtgttttataatttataaaattcaaaaaGTACATACATTAAGTAATCTTGCTAATCGATTGCATTTTCATTTATGTTATGTGTATTTTGTCAAATTTTGGTTAATTTGATCattaaaaattaaagaaaacaaaaaatTGGTAAGGAGGTAGCACAAAATTTATGTAAAAGCacttttttggatttattttacATGGGAACTTATTTTTTACGTACAAGTAACTAGTTCCAAACATTTTAATTAGAAATTTAATTTGTAAATTTTTAACCTTTTAAACAAAAATATTACTCCTTCAATTTTtattcatttaaaaaaattatggaTATACTCAAATTTCTTCATTATACACATAAGTAAacaattttgaaaaataataaaatatatgccaaaaattatatattaaaattacACATTAAAATTTCAATTAAGACGAAATAAAGTTGTCTTATAAATTTTAGTTAACTTAATTTTTTATTCTAATCTAATGTAAAAAGATTAACTatacaaaaattttaaaattgggGGCCGGTAGACTTAGGAAGAATGTACTGAATTTTATTACCATATTATTGTTAGTTAACAGGCAACTAACGGAAGTTAAGAAAAGTTACACAAAATGCAGCATTTATGAAATTATGAATACacaaattatatattaaaaagtCCAGGTACACGCTCTACACAAAGTGTAAACTTGAGGTACAGTGCATTTTactcaataattaattaatatacaaaatatattacttgttaaaatatttgaataaatataaagtgattgtcaaagtgtatcgaggaagtctctcaaatcttatcgaggaagacttgtaaagcttatcaaggaagacttgtaaagcttattgaggaagttttgtaatactaaataaagaagatttgaatagcttacttagtaagccttgtaaaccaactactataaatagctcatTCAGCTAATGAAATGAAACATAACTTTTCTCTCCATCTTCTATTCTCCTATACTTCCTCTACATTAATCATAACTAATATTTTCAATTCAAGGTTtataacacgttatcagcacgagtCTCTGCCAACTAAAGCTTTATTCTCGAAAGAGCTACGACTTATTAAGACCAACGAGTCCCTATCAACTAAAACTATTTCATAAAAGAGGTACGTTTACTTTTCCTCATTTTATTCTAAATATCACTACATATTTATGTTACTGATTGAAATCTATAAAGATGGCTATGCCGTCAAATAATACTATAAAGATGGCTCTGCTATCAAGTAATACTGCTATAAAGATGGCGCTGCCGTCAAGTAATAATCAAAAGTTTTCTGGCCGGCTATGCCGTCGTAACTTTTGTATAAAGTTATTATTTCAACTTGTCTGTTTAAATATTATGTGACatattatatcttatttaaaatctATTCAGAATGGCGAATCTTGCAAAATTAGAGTTTGTTGTCTTGGATGTTTCGGTAAATAATTATTTGTCATGGGTCCTTGATGCGGAATTACACCTTAGTGCTAATGGCCTAAAAGATACTATTGACCTGGAAAAAATCCCAACTGTTGAACAAAATGCAAAAGCGATTATCTTTCTTAGGCATCACATCCACGAAGATCTAAAATCTGAATACCTCACTATCAAAAATCCAATCACCCTTTGGAATAATCTCAAGGATAGATTTGATCACCAGAAACTTGTTCACTTGCCATCTGCCCGATATGACTGGATTAATTTGAGTTTACAAGATTTCAAATCTATAGCTGAATATAATTCTGCTCTTTTCAAGATAAactcaaaattaattttatgtggTGAAAATATTATTGATGCTGAAATGATTGAAAAGACCCTTTCAACCTTTCACCCCAACATTATGATCCTGGCTCAACAATATAGGGAGCGTAATTTTCAGAAATATGGCGAGCTGATATCTCTCCTTCTTGTGGCTGAAAAGAATAATGAGTTGCTACTGAAAAATCATCAGATACGTCCCACAGGCTCTGCCCAGTTACCTGAAGTACATAACACGTCATTCCTGAAGAATGAACATGGGAAAGGGCATAGAGGAGGACGGGGTTATGGACGAAACCGTGGACGTGGAAATTTCCGTGGTCGGTTTCACAATCAATATCATTCTGGCCACCTGAAGTGGCAACGTGATGGTTATAACTCTGGCCACCAGAAATGGCAACGTGAAGTGCCAAATAAAAGAAAGGCACCCCAAGAAGGAGAGAACCGAGGCATCTGTCATAGGTGCGGATCTGAGGGGCACTGGCAACGTACTTGTCACACACCCAAACATCTTGTTGATCTCTACGAGTCATCCAAAAGGAATAATGGAAAGAGAGTGGAAACCAACTTCGCTAATTATAATCTAGTTAATGAACCAatcaataaggcctcaaatgaaATAGACACTGGTGCTAATCTTTATTATGGTTTAGACGACTAGACTTCATATGTATTGTTTTGCTTTACTTATTTCCTTTATGTTTTACTTATTCCCATTATGTACTCATTTTATGTACTTGTTTCATGTTGTTGTTCTATGTACTCGGTGTGTTTTTAATAAAGATGTTTTTTGTTTATATATGTATAGAGATGGAAGATATATGCATTGTTGACTGCGCAACCACACACACTATTTTACAGAGTCAGAAATACTTCTCACAATTAACTAAAACCAACTCACATGTCTGGACGGTATCGGGTACATCAAATATAATAGAAGGTTTTGGGAAAGCTAATTTTCTTCTACCAAACAAGACACACATACTCATACAAGAGGCTCTATACTCTAGCAAGTCAACTAGAAACCTAAtgagttttaaagatatccgTCTTAACGGGTTTCACGTTGAAACTACTAATGAGAATGAAAAAGAATACCTTCTCATCACCTCAAACACCGTTGACAATAAAAGGGTCCTAGAAAAATTCCACTCGGTTTCTTCAGGATTATATGTTACGAGTATACGAGTTCTTGAATCTCATAGTGTCAACATCTCCAAAGTCATAAACCCAAAACTAATTTCCCTTTGGCACGAAAGACTCGGTCATCCAGGGGTATCTATGATGCGTCGTATCGTTTAAAATTCTGTGGGACATCCTCTTAAAACTCAAAAGATAATATCTCAAGATGAATTTCATTGTTCAGCATGTTCCTTAGGAAAACTGATTGTCCGACCATCCCCAGTTAAGCTTCAAACCGAGTCCCCGAAATTCTAAGAAAGAATTCAAGGTGACATTTGTGGTCCTATTCATCCATCTtctggcccatttaggtactttatggttttaattgatgcgtcaactagatggtctcatgtatgtctacttacaacccgaaatacagcctttgccaaattacttgcccaaataattAAACTCCGAGCTCAATTTCATGACCATCCCACTAAATCAATCCGACTAGATAATGCTGCTGAATTCACATCTGCAACTTTTAATGATTATTGTAGGTCAGTAGGAATCTCAGTCGAACACTCGGTGGCTCAcgtacatacacaaaatggtttagcaaaattttttaattaaaagaCTTCAACTTATTGCCCGTCCCTTACTCCTAAGGGCAAAGTTACCTATATCTGTTTGGGGTCATGCAATACTTCATGCTGCAAATATAATTAGAATAAGGCCTTCTGCTTACCACAAACAATCCCCTCAAGAATTAGTTCTTGGTCAAGTACCTAATATATCTCATTTAAAAGTATTTGGTTGTGCTGTGTATGTTCATATATCACCACCACAAAGAAATAAAATGGGACCTCAAAGAAGAATTGGTATATATGTTGGTTTTTATTCTCCGTCTATTATAAGGTATCTAGAACCATTAACTGGTAATGTTTTTACTGCTCGCTATGCTGATTGTCATTTTGATGAATTCATGTTCCCTAAATTAAGGGAAGATAATGATTTGCATAAATTAAATTCCGAAATATCATGGAATGCGTCACGATTAAATTCTATTGATTCACGTACTAATCAATGTGAATCTGAAGTTCaaagaattattcatatgcaaaatattgCTAATCAAATGTCGGATGCCTTTAGTGACTCTAGACATATTATAAGGTCACATATACCTGCTATTAATGCTCCGACATGAGTTGAAATCCCTACTAAGAAATCAATTCCTGAAGAATTTATTGGTGATTCAAAGCCACGCCAGAAGCGTGGTAGACCTATTGGTGCAAAAGATATTGTACCACGAAAACGAAAATTGATTGGAATTGCCCCAGAAGTGGCAAAAGTTTCTGAAAATACCCCAGAAGTGGTATTGCCTCCTGAAGAGGTTCAAGCCCCTGAAGTGGCTGTAACAAAACTCCCAGACGTGGGATTCCCTCCAGAAGAGAATGTTGCCCCAGAAGTGGCACATGCCCCATAAGTGGCAAATGCTTCCACAGAAGCAAAGGTACCTGAAAATTATGAGATCTCAATGAATTATGTCCATAACGCGAAATTACTGGATCGTGGAAGTATTGAGGTTGATGATGTATATGCTTTTTCCGTGGCATCTGATATTATTATGAACTCcgatcctgaaccacaaagtgtggaagagtgtcgacaccgagatgattggccaaaatggaaaatTGCGATTCAAGAAGAATTGCAATCATTGCGCAAGAGAAATATATTTGGACCTGCAGTCCAAACACTAGCTGGTGTAGTTCCTGTCGGGAATAGATGGGTGTTTGTACGAAAACGAAATGAGAGaaatgaaattgtgagatataaGACCCGGCTAGTAGCCCAGGGATTCTCTCAAAGACCTGGTTTTGATTACCAGGACACATACTCTCCTGTGATGGATGGAGTTACTTTTCGTTTTCTAATGGGTATGGCTTGTATGGAAAAACTGGAAACACGTTTGATGGACGTTGTGACAGCATACCTATATGGATCACTTGATAGTGATATTTATATGAAAATTCCTGAAGGGTTAAATATTGAGGACACTAAGCCTCGACATTTGTATTCTGTTAAATTACAacgatcattgtatggtttgaaacaatctggtcgtatgtggtacaaCAGGGTTAGTGAATACTTATTAAATGATGGATATGTTAATAATCAAGTGTGTCCTTGCATTTTTATTAAACGATCATCAACTggttttgttattattgttgtatgtgtggatgatttgaatattatcggtactactgaagatattactaatgatgctaactatttgaaaaatgagtttgaaatgaaagatcttggaaggacaagattttgtttaggtatacaggtggagcacttatcttcaggaatatttgttcatcaatcaaACTATACTCAAAAGATTCTTGATCGGTTCTACATGGACAAAGTTCATCCACTAACCACACCAATGGTTGTTCGATCACTCGAGGTTGAAAAGGATCCTTTCCGTCCTAGAAAACAAGATGAAGAGACTCTTGGACCTGAAGTTCCATATCTCAGTGCAATTGGCGCTCTCATGTATCTTGCAAGCAACACATAGCCTGATATTGCATTTGCAGTGAACCTGTTGGCAAGATTTAGTTCTGACCCTACTAAAAGGCATTGGGATGGAATAAAACATATATTCAGATATCTTCGAGGGACAATCGATCTTGGACTATTCTCCCCAAACAATTCAAGATCACGGCTAGTTGGATACGCAGATGCGGGATACATGTAAGATCCTCATTTTGGGCGATCAAAAACAGGTTACCTATTTACATATTGTGATACTGCTATCTCTTGGAAGTCTACAAAACAGAGTATGGCTGCAACTTCATCAAACAACGCAGAATTACTAGCAATTCATGAAGCAAGCAGAGAATGTATTTGGCTAAGGTCGGTCATTCAACATATTCGAGAATCATGTGGATTATCAAGTATTTCAGACAGTCCTACTGTTCTATTCGAGGATAACTCGGCCTGCATCAAacaacttaaggaaggatatatTAAAGGGGACCGAACATAACAAATATTgccaaaattcttctacactcatgaACTTCAAGAAAATGGTGATATTGATATTCAACAAGTTCGGTCATGCGATAATCTGGCGGATATACTTACAAAGTCACTGCCTACATCAACATTTGAGAAGCTGAGAAATAATATGGGTATGCGGAGGTTAAAAAGTTTGCTACATCAAAATGTCAGAatgtgagacattttattcagggggaggctgtactctttttccttcgtcaAGGTTTTTATCCGACTGGATTTTTCCttgcaaggttttaacgaggcagtcaatctttgcaataactcgcatttgacaatcaagggggagtgttaaaatatttgaataaatataaagtGATTGTCAAAGTGTATCGATGAAGTCTCTCAAATCTTAtcgaggaagacttgtaaagTTTATCaaggaagacttgtaaagcttattGAGGAAGTTTTGTAATACTTAATAAAGAAGATTTGAATAACTTACTTAGTAAGCCTTGCAAaccaactactataaatagctcatTTAGCTAATGAAATGAAACATAACTTTTCTCTTCATCTTCTATTCTCCTATACTTCCTCTACATTAAATATAACTAATATTTTCAATTCAAGGTTTATAACGTTACTCCAATTATTATTCTTTGATATAAAGCAACGCATGTCTAACCGACACGTCAGATCCACTCTCCCCTGTTTCTAGAGCAGACGCTTCTCGAATAATATAGAAAGCTCTGCACCCCACTACTCCAGAAGCCTCCGCTTATATCACCGCGGCCCTTATGGTACTTTCCAGAATCTTCTCCCCCTTTCCATTTTCCCCTTATAAATTCTCAGTAAAAGTTTCTCTCTTTTCCCATCAACAAATCAATTCAAAACCAAAAGTATCTTTACAGCAAACACAAATTATAATTCATCTTGTTTGAATCAAATGGATTTCAGGCTAATGGGAATTGATAATCCGCTCATCAACGCTTTGTACCACGTTCTCGACGAAGACAACAGCAAGAGCAAGTCTGAGCAGGCGCGTAGCTATGTTCGTGATGCGAAAGCAATGGCAACAACACCAGCTGATGTGAAGGAGTATCCGGGGTCGTACGTGTTGGTGGTGGACATGCCTGGATTGAAATCGGGCGATATTAAGGTCCAGGTGGAGGAAGATAATGTGCTGGTTGTGAGCGGAGAGCGGAAGagagaagaggacaaggaaggcGTCAAGTATGTGAGAATGGAGAGGAAGGTTGGGAAGTTTATGAGGAAGTTTGCGTTGCCTGAGAATGCCAATTTGGAGAATATCAATGCTGTTTGTCAGGATGGTGTGTTGAGTGTTACGGTTCAGAAGCTGCCTCCTCCTGAGCCTAAGAAGCCCAAGACCATCGAGGTCAAGATTGCTTGAATGCGGAAGCTTCGACATTGTTCTATAATGCTTTCTGTTATTTGGAAATAATTAGCAATGTGTCTGTGAGTTTGCTCTGTACTTCAAATTCAGACTAGTGTTTAATGGAGTCAATTTTGCTTAAAATGTAATTGATGTGCAATGGACTAATTTGTTAAGGTTTTTTTTTCTTGTTTAAAATGTGTTATTATTGTTAGTACTGTAATTGCAAATATGCATTCTCAGTTATTTTAGTTATCCTCAAATAATAAATTGTGCATATAGGAAAAGCCCCTCTTTATAGCTGTACTGAACTCTATTAGAAAAAAAAATCTACCAGTTAAAAAAATGATCTGCAGATTTAAATTCACTAGGCTCATGTTACTTCACATTTTCTAATTCAAGATGTAGAAAATAGTAGCTGCAGAAAGTGGTCTGATCATCTAAATTTGGTCCGGAAACGTTAGAAGTTTGGAAGCATGAAATAAGTTTCAGGAGGAATCACATTCAAGAAGAGGTGATACATGAATTTTTCAGCAAGAGAAACAAATGGGTTAATTTTTAGCAACGGGAGGGGACACAAGAATCCTCACTTATGTGAAGCAATGGAGTGAATCACATATTTGATTTGTTAATTAACAAAGGATTAACAGCAAACAGAATCAGATTCTTTTTATCCACATTCCTATCCATATAGCTAGCACC
This sequence is a window from Apium graveolens cultivar Ventura chromosome 9, ASM990537v1, whole genome shotgun sequence. Protein-coding genes within it:
- the LOC141685187 gene encoding uncharacterized protein LOC141685187: MANLAKLEFVVLDVSVNNYLSWVLDAELHLSANGLKDTIDLEKIPTVEQNAKAIIFLRHHIHEDLKSEYLTIKNPITLWNNLKDRFDHQKLVHLPSARYDWINLSLQDFKSIAEYNSALFKINSKLILCGENIIDAEMIEKTLSTFHPNIMILAQQYRERNFQKYGELISLLLVAEKNNELLLKNHQIRPTGSAQLPEVHNTSFLKNEHGKGHRGGRGYGRNRGRGNFRGRFHNQYHSGHLKWQRDGYNSGHQKWQREVPNKRKAPQEGENRGICHRCGSEGHWQRTCHTPKHLVDLYESSKRNNGKRVETNFANYNLVNEPINKASNEIDTGANLYYGLDD
- the LOC141686701 gene encoding 17.3 kDa class II heat shock protein-like codes for the protein MDFRLMGIDNPLINALYHVLDEDNSKSKSEQARSYVRDAKAMATTPADVKEYPGSYVLVVDMPGLKSGDIKVQVEEDNVLVVSGERKREEDKEGVKYVRMERKVGKFMRKFALPENANLENINAVCQDGVLSVTVQKLPPPEPKKPKTIEVKIA